GGCGAAAATCACTTCTGGAAATCCACAACGGGCCTCCCGTTTGAGATCGAGTGTAGCGTATTCTGATTCGCCGGATTTGTGCGATTCCATAACCGGATCAACCCAATTTGTGTTAATGCTCGCTTATTGGTAAATTCATAGTATCGTTTTATTGATTGGCTCTTTTTCCTCGCCGATCATTCGATTCCACATTATTGTAACTATTTCAAATGCGCAGACGAATTCGCAGAATCATTAATCGGAACTTTATTCAATCTCTCTGGATTTGAATTAGTTGCAAACTCGTCCGGTATTTGCAAGCCGGTGCTGCGTTAGACTGCAAAAAGCAGGAAATATGTAGCGGTTGTTCTGGATGTGCTTGTTTTGCTTTGATGGATTGTCTGTCTTTGGGAAACAGGTGCGACAGGCATTTGGCCGTTCTAAGTACAATAGGCCGCGAGGTTATAGCGGAATGCGAAGAGAATTGAACGGGGCTGCGATCCTTCTGACAGGTGCCACGAAAGGCATAGGAAGAAAGGTTGCGCATCTATTGGCCGATGAAAAAGCGAAATTGGCCATAACTTCCCGTTCTCAGTCCGATCTGGACGCGCTGGCACTTGAGTTGCGGTCAAAAGGGATACAGGTCGCCCCGATCGCGGCGGATTTAACCAAAGAGGAAGACCGTCGCAAACTGGTCGCAGAAGCGGTCCGGCAGTTGGGTGGTCTGGATGTTTTGATTAACAATGCCGGCTTGTGCAGCTTCGGGGAATTTTCCACGAGCGATGAGTCGATTTTACGACGGCTGATGGAGATTAACTTCTTCGCTCCGGTCGAGATGGCCCGCCTTTGTCTGCCCCACTTGACCGCATCGAATAATAAACCGGCCATCCTCAATGTCGGTTCGATTTGCAGCCGAAGGGGAATTCCCAGTTATCCCGAGCATTGTGCCACCAAGCATGCGATCGCAGGGATTACCGAATCCTGGCGTGGCGAATTTCAACGGTTCGGTGTGGACGTCTGTCTCGTCCTCCCTGGGCTGGTAAGTGGTCAACCCGACCGGGCCAGCCACCTGTTGCGAGATGAAGGCAAGATTTATCTGAATCCCAATGCGGGGCCGAGTGAAGATCAGGTTGCTCGTGGGATTGTCAAAGCCCTCAAGAAGGGCTGGATGGAAACTGTCATCGGGCAGTTGGCACTATTGATTCATCGCGGTAACCGGGTAACGCCCTGGCTGTTGGATGCCGTGATGCGAAAGAAAGTGCTGAGTTATAAGGCTTAGTCGCGCGGGGCGCGAGAAGGTTTTTCAGAGCATGTGTGGAATTGCGGGAATTATTGATCTCGCGGGTAAGCGAACTGCTCCGGGAAACGTTGCGCGCCGCATGGCGGATGTGATGATCCATCGCGGGCCCGATGATGATGGGTATCTCACCCAGCCGGGTTTGGATCTTTCGATGCGCCGTCTGAGCATCGTCGGTCTGGCCGATGGCAAACAGCCCATCTCCAACGAAGACAACTCGGTTTGGGTCGTCTTCAATGGGGAATTATTCAATTACCATGAGAAGAAGCGGGAATTAGAATCTCGCGGTCACGTTTTCCGCACCCATACCGACACCGAGTTGGTGCCCCACCTTTATGAAGAATATGGGGAAAAGGTTTTCGAGCATCTGAAAGGCCAGTTTGCCGTCTGCCTTTGGGATTCCAAGCGAAATATTTTGCTTCTGGGCCGCGATCACGTCGGCATCTGCCCCCTGTTTTACACGATTCGCAAACCGGCCGTCGGTCCCTACGCCGGGAGCGAATGGTTCCTGTTCGGCAGCGAAATCAAATGCCTGTTAGCTTCCGGGCTGGTCGAACCGAAGGTGGATTTGCAGGGCATCAATCAGGTCTTCAGCTTCTTTGCCGTGCCGGGTCCTATGACCTGCTTCGAAGGCGTTCGACTGATCACCCCCGGGCATTATCTGAAAATAGAGCTTGGAAAAGGAACCGCCGAAAGCTGCATTCAGGACAAAGTATACTGGGAAATCGATTTCCCACAGTACGGCTCGGAAGAGGATCCTCCCTCCGAGCGTGTAGTCAACGAATTCGAGGAGATCTTCCGACAGGCGGTCGATTGCCGGCTCAAAGCCGATGTGCCTGTCGTCTCCTATCTGTCCGGCGGTGTCGATTCGAGTACTGTGGTGGCCGTGGCGTCCGATGTGCTGAAGCGACCGATCCCCACATTCACGATTTCGGTGAAAGCCAAGGGACTGGACGAAGAACACGAAGCGGCTATCGTCGCCCGGCACGTGGGAACCAAATCGATCGTGGTTCCTTATGGCGATGCCGACGTTCGCGACACCTACCCGGAATTGATTCGAGCGGCCGAAGTGCCAGTGGTGGACACCTCTTGCGCGGCCCTGATGCAATTGGCCAAATCGGTTCGAGCCAATAATTACAAGGTGGCTTTGACCGGGGAGGGGGCCGATGAGTTCATGGCCGGTTATCCCTGGTTCAAAATCCACAAATATCTGAATACCTTCGGCGACAAGTTCGGGATGTTCCTTCGGCAGATGGGCATCAAACTGACTGGTTCGCCTGGCTTTGCCAAGGCTCAGATTGAAGAAACTCGCGACATCGTGGGAGGCCATAACGGTTGGGTAGACCTTTACGGCATGATGAGCATGTCGAAATTGCGGTTCTACAACCCCGAATTGCGTTCAACTTTGGCGCAAGAATCTCCTTTTGCGAAACTGGGGCTAAATACACAAAGATTGAAGCAGTGGCATCCGTTCAACC
The genomic region above belongs to Telmatocola sphagniphila and contains:
- the asnB gene encoding asparagine synthase (glutamine-hydrolyzing), encoding MCGIAGIIDLAGKRTAPGNVARRMADVMIHRGPDDDGYLTQPGLDLSMRRLSIVGLADGKQPISNEDNSVWVVFNGELFNYHEKKRELESRGHVFRTHTDTELVPHLYEEYGEKVFEHLKGQFAVCLWDSKRNILLLGRDHVGICPLFYTIRKPAVGPYAGSEWFLFGSEIKCLLASGLVEPKVDLQGINQVFSFFAVPGPMTCFEGVRLITPGHYLKIELGKGTAESCIQDKVYWEIDFPQYGSEEDPPSERVVNEFEEIFRQAVDCRLKADVPVVSYLSGGVDSSTVVAVASDVLKRPIPTFTISVKAKGLDEEHEAAIVARHVGTKSIVVPYGDADVRDTYPELIRAAEVPVVDTSCAALMQLAKSVRANNYKVALTGEGADEFMAGYPWFKIHKYLNTFGDKFGMFLRQMGIKLTGSPGFAKAQIEETRDIVGGHNGWVDLYGMMSMSKLRFYNPELRSTLAQESPFAKLGLNTQRLKQWHPFNRSLYLGCRIMLPGHLLCSKGDRVAMNSSVEVRYPFLDDKLIQFLSKLHPRWKLRGYLRDKYVLRCMASRWLPKEIAWRKKAMFRAPLDSFHMTGPGAPKWIEQVLSRESLKKTGLFDADAVQKCRQDLPNMRRMLKRTSIELGLVAVIATQLWHHLYISGDLAELSSPKRDFNHGINPPGNPLPIETLVPSGSKA
- a CDS encoding SDR family NAD(P)-dependent oxidoreductase, with the translated sequence MRRELNGAAILLTGATKGIGRKVAHLLADEKAKLAITSRSQSDLDALALELRSKGIQVAPIAADLTKEEDRRKLVAEAVRQLGGLDVLINNAGLCSFGEFSTSDESILRRLMEINFFAPVEMARLCLPHLTASNNKPAILNVGSICSRRGIPSYPEHCATKHAIAGITESWRGEFQRFGVDVCLVLPGLVSGQPDRASHLLRDEGKIYLNPNAGPSEDQVARGIVKALKKGWMETVIGQLALLIHRGNRVTPWLLDAVMRKKVLSYKA